The proteins below come from a single Kitasatospora sp. NBC_00315 genomic window:
- a CDS encoding TolB family protein — protein sequence MSFRARLLTLLVAVLLLGSVGAGAVLYAADRSARHEQAQPGGPVVEAGAVSLRTPTGGRELVFRNMAWGPHHDELATVPADRPDGARTASGVQCLRFHAAAGTGVCLQAERGALQDTYRAVILDDQLHELRHFPVDGIPTRARVSPSGHLAAWTVFVSGDSYAGTDFSTRTSVVDTRDWSLQENLETFAVVKDGRPYQAHDVNIWGVTFADDSTFYATLASGGQTYLVHGDLGARTLTTLHQNVECPSLSPDGTRIAYKKRVPGASPDAPWRLYVLDLATMTERATAEQRNIDDQALWSDASTLVYSLPGDFGSDLWTVPADGSGAATRLLSAAVAPAYLG from the coding sequence GTGAGTTTCCGTGCCCGGCTGCTGACCCTGCTGGTGGCCGTCCTGTTGCTGGGCTCCGTCGGCGCCGGCGCGGTGCTGTACGCGGCCGACCGCTCGGCCCGCCACGAGCAGGCGCAGCCGGGCGGCCCGGTCGTCGAGGCGGGCGCCGTCTCGCTGCGGACGCCCACCGGGGGACGGGAGCTGGTGTTCCGCAACATGGCCTGGGGCCCGCACCACGACGAGCTCGCCACCGTCCCGGCCGACCGGCCCGACGGCGCCCGGACCGCCTCCGGCGTGCAGTGCCTGCGCTTCCACGCGGCGGCGGGCACCGGCGTCTGCCTGCAGGCCGAGCGCGGCGCCCTGCAGGACACCTACCGGGCCGTGATCCTGGACGACCAGCTGCACGAGCTGCGGCACTTCCCGGTGGACGGCATCCCCACCCGGGCCCGGGTATCGCCCTCGGGCCACCTCGCCGCCTGGACGGTCTTCGTCAGCGGGGACTCCTACGCCGGAACCGACTTCTCCACCCGCACCTCCGTCGTCGACACCCGGGACTGGAGCCTGCAGGAGAACCTCGAAACCTTCGCCGTCGTCAAGGACGGCCGCCCCTACCAGGCGCACGACGTCAACATCTGGGGCGTCACCTTCGCCGACGACAGCACCTTCTACGCCACCCTGGCGAGCGGCGGTCAGACGTACCTGGTCCACGGCGATCTCGGCGCCCGCACCCTCACCACGCTGCACCAGAACGTGGAGTGCCCCTCCCTGTCGCCGGACGGCACCAGGATCGCGTACAAGAAGCGCGTTCCCGGGGCCTCGCCCGACGCGCCCTGGCGGCTGTACGTGCTGGATCTGGCGACCATGACCGAGAGGGCGACCGCGGAGCAGCGCAACATCGACGACCAGGCGCTGTGGTCGGACGCCTCCACGCTGGTCTACTCGCTGCCCGGTGACTTCGGCTCCGACCTGTGGACGGTGCCGGCCGACGGCAGCGGGGCGGCGACCAGGCTGCTGAGCGCGGCGGTGGCCCCGGCGTACCTGGGCTGA
- a CDS encoding MFS transporter has protein sequence MYLADRRGTTAPASAASAPGTGPGRRAAAVPATVLALGAVSLITDVSSEMVSAVLPLYLLTGLGLSPLGFGVLDGINNGVGALVRLVGGHLADRGRGGHKTVAAVGYGLSALCKPLLLLAHTVPVIGAVLAVDRTGKGLRTAPRDAMISLATEPEHRGRAFGVHRAMDTAGALIGPLVAFGVLRLAVDGYDAVFAVSGCVAALGVLVLLLFVPGRARATAPATAAVSLRDAFALLRLPRLRRLTLCAVLLGLTTVSDSFLYLLLQRRLGLSTHLFPLLALGTAAAFLLLAVPLGALADRIGRRLLFLAGHGVLLLAYGLLLGPASGGAVALCVLLLHGAFYACTDGVLAAAAADAAPAEQRGAGLALVGTGQALARFACSLVFGALWSAVGGPSALGWFAGALALCVAGAFLVLREPAGDRAPDPSEMAL, from the coding sequence GTGTACCTCGCGGATCGCCGCGGCACCACCGCGCCGGCCTCCGCCGCCTCCGCCCCGGGCACCGGCCCGGGGCGGCGGGCGGCCGCCGTGCCCGCCACCGTGCTCGCCCTGGGCGCCGTCAGCCTGATCACCGACGTGTCGTCCGAGATGGTCAGCGCCGTGCTGCCGCTCTACCTGCTCACCGGGCTCGGTCTCTCACCGCTCGGCTTCGGGGTGCTGGACGGCATCAACAACGGCGTCGGCGCCCTCGTCCGGCTGGTCGGCGGCCACCTCGCCGACCGGGGCCGCGGCGGGCACAAGACGGTCGCCGCCGTCGGCTACGGGCTCTCCGCCCTCTGCAAGCCGCTGCTCCTGCTCGCCCACACGGTGCCGGTGATCGGCGCCGTGCTGGCCGTCGACCGTACCGGCAAGGGCCTGCGCACCGCCCCCCGGGACGCGATGATCTCGCTCGCCACCGAGCCCGAGCACCGGGGCCGGGCGTTCGGCGTGCACCGTGCGATGGACACCGCCGGCGCCCTGATCGGGCCGCTGGTCGCGTTCGGGGTGCTGCGCCTGGCGGTGGACGGCTACGACGCGGTGTTCGCGGTCAGCGGCTGCGTCGCGGCGCTCGGCGTGCTGGTGCTGCTGCTCTTCGTGCCGGGCCGGGCGCGCGCGACCGCCCCGGCCACCGCGGCGGTGTCCCTGCGGGACGCCTTCGCGCTGCTGCGGCTGCCCAGGCTGCGCCGGCTCACGCTCTGCGCGGTGCTGCTCGGGCTCACCACCGTCAGCGACTCGTTCCTCTACCTGCTGCTGCAGCGCCGGCTGGGACTGTCCACCCACCTGTTCCCGCTGCTTGCGCTCGGTACCGCCGCCGCCTTCCTGCTGCTGGCCGTGCCGCTCGGCGCCCTGGCGGACCGGATCGGCCGCCGCCTGCTGTTCCTGGCCGGCCACGGCGTCCTGCTGCTGGCGTACGGGCTGCTGCTCGGCCCGGCCTCCGGTGGCGCGGTGGCGCTCTGCGTCCTGCTGCTGCACGGCGCGTTCTACGCCTGCACCGACGGTGTGCTGGCGGCGGCCGCCGCCGACGCGGCACCCGCGGAGCAGCGCGGCGCCGGCCTCGCGCTGGTCGGCACCGGGCAGGCACTGGCCCGGTTCGCCTGCTCGCTCGTCTTCGGCGCGCTCTGGAGCGCGGTCGGCGGCCCGAGCGCGCTCGGCTGGTTCGCCGGCGCCCTCGCCCTCTGTGTGGCGGGCGCCTTTCTCGTCCTGCGCGAGCCCGCCGGGGACCGCGCACCCGACCCCTCGGAGATGGCCCTGTGA
- a CDS encoding alkaline phosphatase family protein, giving the protein MPFARSSKRPRRPLTALAAGFGLVAGSLGIWAATGSTAQAVTGLPTPDHVIVVVMENHAYSQVIGSSSAPYINNTLKAGGANLTASYGLTHPSEPNYYMLFSGSAQGRTDDSCVGVGSISAPNLGSELIAAGKTWGSYNETLPSQGSTVCSSGNYAQKHNPWFGFGNVPTNTAYTFAQFPTDYTKLPKVSFVVPNLCSDMHDCSVSTGDTWIKNNLGAYATWAQTHNSLLVVTFDEDNKLSGNKIPTVLYGQHVTAGSSSGTTYNHYNVLRTLEDLAGLTSHAGNAATAADITGIWN; this is encoded by the coding sequence ATGCCCTTCGCCCGTTCCAGCAAGCGCCCCCGTCGTCCCCTCACCGCACTCGCGGCAGGCTTCGGCCTGGTCGCCGGCTCGCTCGGCATCTGGGCTGCCACCGGCAGCACCGCCCAGGCCGTGACCGGCCTGCCCACGCCCGACCACGTGATCGTCGTGGTGATGGAGAACCACGCCTACTCGCAGGTCATCGGCAGCTCCAGCGCGCCGTACATCAACAACACCCTGAAGGCTGGCGGCGCCAACCTCACCGCCTCCTACGGGCTCACCCACCCCAGCGAGCCCAACTACTACATGCTGTTCTCCGGCAGCGCCCAGGGCCGCACCGACGACAGCTGTGTCGGCGTCGGCTCGATCTCCGCGCCCAACCTCGGCTCCGAGCTGATCGCGGCCGGCAAGACCTGGGGCAGCTACAACGAGACCCTGCCGAGCCAGGGCTCGACGGTCTGCTCCAGCGGCAACTACGCGCAGAAGCACAACCCCTGGTTCGGTTTCGGCAACGTGCCGACCAACACCGCGTACACCTTCGCGCAGTTCCCGACCGACTACACCAAGCTGCCGAAGGTCTCCTTCGTGGTGCCGAACCTGTGCAGCGACATGCACGACTGCTCGGTCTCGACCGGCGACACCTGGATCAAGAACAACCTCGGCGCGTACGCGACCTGGGCGCAGACCCACAACAGCCTCCTGGTCGTCACCTTCGACGAGGACAACAAGCTCTCCGGCAACAAGATCCCGACCGTGCTGTACGGCCAGCACGTGACGGCGGGCAGCAGCTCGGGCACCACCTACAACCACTACAACGTGCTGCGCACCCTGGAGGACCTCGCCGGGCTCACCAGCCACGCGGGCAACGCCGCCACCGCCGCCGACATCACCGGCATCTGGAACTGA
- a CDS encoding cobalamin biosynthesis protein — MDGPGSSRTLVIGIGARSGVRAEELLRLIGESLAQAGLEPSAILRLATLDERAREPGLRQAAETLGVPLAAHPAAALAAVAVPHPSDAVLARVGTPSVAEAAALIGLPGGELLVPKRRSATATVAVAAGRRAEPSVRPNPAGAAP; from the coding sequence GTGGACGGGCCGGGCTCTTCGCGCACCCTGGTCATCGGGATCGGCGCCCGCAGCGGCGTCCGGGCTGAGGAGTTGCTCCGGCTGATCGGTGAGAGCCTCGCGCAGGCCGGGCTGGAGCCGTCCGCGATCCTGCGTCTGGCCACCCTGGACGAGCGGGCCCGGGAGCCGGGCCTGCGGCAGGCCGCCGAGACGCTCGGGGTGCCGCTGGCCGCGCATCCGGCCGCGGCGCTGGCCGCCGTCGCCGTGCCCCACCCGTCCGACGCGGTCCTCGCCCGGGTCGGTACGCCCAGCGTCGCCGAGGCGGCCGCGCTGATCGGCCTGCCGGGCGGCGAACTCCTCGTCCCCAAGCGGCGGTCGGCGACGGCCACGGTCGCCGTGGCGGCGGGCCGCCGCGCAGAGCCGTCCGTCCGTCCGAACCCCGCAGGAGCAGCGCCGTGA
- the cobC gene encoding Rv2231c family pyridoxal phosphate-dependent protein CobC, producing MTSTEAAVEPDLRHHGDAEVRTPGLVDLAVNVRTGTPPAWLRDHLAATITGLAAYPDQAAAHAAVAARHGRPTDEVLLTAGAAEAFVLLARVLATRRVVVVHPQFTEPEAALRDAGHAVERVLLTPGDGFRLDPDAVPEEADLVVVGNPTNPTSVLHPAAALAALARPGRTLVVDEAFIDTVPGERHSLASVRDLPGRLVVLRSLTKTWGLAGLRIGYVLGPAPLIAALGAAQPLWPVSTPALAAAEACSAPAALAEAERAADELAGRRAHLLAGLAAVPGVRVHGESAASFVLVELPGAAQVRLRLREAGYAVRRGDTFPGLGPDWLRIAVRDEETTDAFLAALAGVLA from the coding sequence GTGACCAGCACCGAAGCCGCCGTCGAACCCGATCTGCGCCATCACGGCGACGCGGAGGTCCGCACGCCGGGGCTGGTCGATCTGGCGGTGAACGTCCGCACCGGCACGCCGCCGGCCTGGCTGCGGGACCACCTCGCCGCGACGATCACCGGCCTCGCCGCCTACCCCGACCAGGCGGCGGCCCACGCCGCCGTGGCCGCCCGGCACGGCCGGCCGACGGACGAGGTGCTGCTCACGGCCGGCGCCGCGGAGGCCTTCGTCCTGCTGGCGCGCGTCCTGGCCACCCGTCGTGTGGTGGTCGTCCACCCGCAGTTCACCGAGCCCGAGGCGGCCCTGCGGGACGCCGGGCACGCGGTCGAACGGGTCCTGCTGACGCCCGGGGACGGCTTCCGGCTGGACCCGGACGCGGTGCCCGAGGAGGCCGATCTGGTCGTGGTCGGCAATCCCACCAACCCCACCTCCGTCCTGCACCCCGCCGCCGCGCTGGCCGCGCTGGCCCGGCCGGGCCGCACCCTGGTGGTGGACGAGGCGTTCATCGACACCGTCCCCGGCGAGCGGCACTCGCTGGCCTCCGTCCGGGATCTTCCGGGACGGCTGGTGGTGCTGCGCAGCCTCACCAAGACCTGGGGGCTCGCCGGTCTGCGGATCGGGTACGTGCTCGGCCCCGCTCCGCTGATCGCCGCGCTCGGCGCCGCGCAGCCGCTCTGGCCGGTCTCCACCCCCGCGCTGGCGGCGGCCGAGGCGTGCAGCGCCCCTGCCGCCCTGGCCGAGGCCGAGCGCGCGGCGGACGAACTGGCCGGCCGACGCGCCCACCTGCTCGCCGGCCTGGCCGCCGTCCCGGGTGTCCGGGTGCACGGTGAGTCGGCCGCGTCGTTCGTCCTGGTGGAGCTGCCCGGCGCGGCGCAGGTCCGGCTGCGGCTGCGGGAGGCGGGCTACGCGGTGCGGCGCGGCGACACCTTCCCGGGCCTCGGCCCGGACTGGCTGCGGATCGCCGTCCGCGACGAGGAGACCACCGACGCCTTCCTGGCTGCGCTGGCCGGCGTCCTGGCCTGA
- the glnII gene encoding glutamine synthetase, translating into MAIKAEYIWIDGTQPTAKLRSKTRILANADKIPTWGFDGSSTNQAEGHASDRVLAPVRTLPDPIRGGDNILVLCEVNEIDGTPHVSNTRALLRPIAEQFAAQEAIFGIEQEYTFFKGSRPLGFPEGGFPAPQGGYYCGIGAEEVFGREIVELHLDRCLAAGLAICGINAEVMPGQWEFQIGPVDALTVSDDLWVARYLLYRTAEEFGIDATLDAKPVRGDWNGAGAHTNFSTKAMREGYDAIITACESLGASQEKVLEHVKQYGFGIESRLTGLHETAPWNVYSYGVSNRGASVRIPWQVEVEQKGYIEDRRPNANVDPYVVTRLMVNTCCSALEKAGQV; encoded by the coding sequence GTGGCAATCAAGGCCGAGTACATCTGGATCGACGGCACGCAGCCGACCGCCAAGCTCCGCTCCAAGACTCGGATCCTGGCCAACGCGGACAAGATTCCGACCTGGGGCTTCGACGGTTCGTCGACCAACCAGGCCGAGGGTCACGCGTCGGACCGCGTTCTGGCTCCGGTCCGGACCCTCCCGGACCCGATCCGCGGCGGCGACAACATCCTCGTCCTGTGCGAGGTCAACGAGATCGACGGCACCCCGCACGTCTCGAACACCCGCGCCCTGCTGCGCCCGATCGCCGAGCAGTTCGCCGCTCAGGAGGCGATCTTCGGCATCGAGCAGGAGTACACCTTCTTCAAGGGCTCGCGCCCGCTCGGCTTCCCCGAGGGCGGCTTCCCGGCCCCGCAGGGCGGCTACTACTGCGGCATCGGCGCCGAGGAGGTCTTCGGTCGCGAGATCGTCGAGCTGCACCTCGACCGCTGCCTCGCCGCCGGTCTCGCGATCTGCGGCATCAACGCCGAGGTCATGCCCGGCCAGTGGGAGTTCCAGATCGGCCCGGTCGACGCGCTGACCGTCTCCGACGACCTCTGGGTCGCCCGCTACCTGCTCTACCGCACCGCGGAGGAGTTCGGCATCGACGCCACCCTGGACGCCAAGCCCGTGCGCGGCGACTGGAACGGCGCCGGCGCGCACACCAACTTCTCCACCAAGGCCATGCGTGAGGGCTACGACGCCATCATCACCGCCTGCGAGTCGCTCGGCGCCTCCCAGGAGAAGGTCCTGGAGCACGTCAAGCAGTACGGCTTCGGCATCGAGTCGCGCCTGACCGGCCTGCACGAGACCGCCCCGTGGAACGTCTACAGCTACGGCGTCTCCAACCGCGGCGCCTCGGTCCGCATCCCGTGGCAGGTCGAGGTGGAGCAGAAGGGCTACATCGAGGACCGTCGCCCGAACGCCAACGTCGACCCGTACGTGGTGACCCGCCTCATGGTCAACACCTGCTGCTCCGCGCTGGAGAAGGCCGGCCAGGTCTGA
- a CDS encoding SCO1860 family LAETG-anchored protein — protein sequence MSSSFLRVAAALVVAAAALPASVAHADGASPPASPPASPAGAPAGGSARAVTAEVDLDVRLLNNAVDVPVNISLNKVESPARRDGSVLTAKVDGVDQQGPVTLVKADVGRSTTTVDAKGASAGVTLANADVHAPGLPFTSLLGLEALSASVTCPVDGPPTADVTSPLKLTLLGRPVAVGLYAPTKVDVPAVGSVSVEFAKRTTTSATAAASALEVQVEVNPLNLNVAKVTGRITIASVSCEKPVATATPAAPAAASGTPAARPVVDVAGRPASAAPSTAAGEHLAATGAGGSLPLAAGAAVLLAAGAGALRATRRRRAHVRRH from the coding sequence TTGTCGTCCTCTTTCCTGCGTGTCGCCGCCGCCCTGGTCGTCGCGGCCGCCGCTCTGCCCGCCTCGGTCGCCCACGCCGACGGCGCCTCCCCGCCTGCTTCCCCGCCTGCTTCCCCGGCCGGGGCCCCGGCCGGGGGCTCGGCCCGCGCCGTCACGGCCGAGGTCGACCTGGACGTCCGCCTGTTGAACAACGCCGTGGACGTCCCCGTGAACATCTCGTTGAACAAGGTGGAGAGCCCGGCGCGCCGGGACGGCTCGGTGCTCACGGCCAAGGTCGACGGCGTGGACCAGCAGGGGCCGGTCACCCTGGTCAAGGCCGACGTCGGCCGGTCCACCACCACGGTCGACGCCAAGGGCGCCTCCGCCGGCGTCACCCTGGCCAACGCCGACGTCCACGCGCCCGGGCTGCCGTTCACCAGTCTGCTCGGCCTGGAGGCGCTCAGCGCCTCGGTCACCTGCCCGGTCGACGGCCCGCCCACCGCCGACGTCACCTCCCCGCTCAAGCTGACCCTGCTCGGGAGGCCGGTCGCCGTCGGCCTGTACGCGCCGACCAAGGTGGACGTACCGGCGGTCGGCAGCGTCTCGGTCGAGTTCGCCAAGCGCACGACCACCTCCGCCACCGCCGCCGCCTCGGCCCTGGAGGTGCAGGTGGAGGTGAACCCGCTCAATCTGAACGTCGCCAAGGTGACCGGGCGGATCACGATCGCCTCGGTCAGCTGCGAGAAGCCGGTCGCCACCGCGACCCCCGCCGCCCCGGCGGCCGCGAGCGGCACCCCGGCCGCCCGTCCCGTCGTGGACGTCGCCGGCAGGCCGGCGAGCGCCGCTCCGAGCACCGCCGCCGGTGAGCACCTCGCCGCCACCGGCGCCGGTGGCAGCCTCCCGCTGGCCGCGGGCGCCGCCGTCCTGCTGGCCGCCGGCGCCGGCGCGCTCCGGGCGACCCGCCGGCGCAGGGCGCACGTACGCAGGCACTGA
- a CDS encoding uracil-DNA glycosylase: protein MAPRPLNEIVEPGWATALEPVAGRVAAMGDFLRAEITAGRTYLPSGANVLRAFQQPFASVRVLIVGQDPYPTPGHAVGLSFSVAPEVRPIPGSLINIFQEYGQDLGLPRPANGDLTPWTQQGVLLLNRALTTAPGKPAAHRGKGWEEVTEQAITALVARGGPLVAILWGRDARNLRPLLGPVPAVESAHPSPMSASGGFFGSRPFSRANQLLVEQGAQPVDWRLP, encoded by the coding sequence ATGGCACCCCGTCCACTGAACGAGATCGTCGAGCCCGGCTGGGCCACCGCGCTGGAGCCGGTCGCGGGGCGGGTGGCCGCCATGGGCGACTTCCTGCGCGCAGAGATCACCGCGGGCCGCACCTACCTGCCCTCCGGGGCCAACGTACTGCGGGCCTTCCAACAGCCGTTCGCCTCGGTACGGGTGCTGATCGTCGGGCAGGACCCGTACCCGACCCCCGGCCACGCGGTGGGGCTGAGCTTCTCGGTGGCGCCGGAGGTCCGGCCGATCCCGGGCAGTCTGATCAACATCTTCCAGGAGTACGGCCAGGATCTCGGCCTGCCCCGGCCCGCCAACGGCGACCTCACACCCTGGACGCAGCAGGGGGTGCTGCTGCTGAACCGCGCGCTGACCACCGCCCCCGGCAAGCCGGCCGCGCACCGCGGCAAGGGGTGGGAGGAGGTCACCGAGCAGGCGATCACGGCGCTGGTGGCGCGCGGGGGCCCGCTGGTGGCGATCCTCTGGGGACGCGACGCCCGTAACCTGCGCCCGTTGTTGGGGCCGGTGCCGGCGGTGGAGTCGGCGCACCCGAGCCCGATGTCGGCGAGCGGCGGCTTCTTCGGCTCGCGTCCGTTCAGCCGGGCCAACCAGCTGCTGGTCGAACAGGGCGCCCAGCCGGTCGACTGGCGGCTTCCCTAG
- a CDS encoding amidohydrolase family protein — MSDSAVLHIRGRVLVGPQDVRDELWVLDGRVTFERPAGATDVRTISGWVLPGLVDAHCHVGLDAHGAVDAETSEKQALTDRDAGTLLIRDAGSAADTRWIDDREDLPRIIRAGRHIARTRRYIRNYAHEIEPGDLPAYVRAEARRGDGWVKLVGDWIDREHGDLTACWPGDALAEAIAAAHEEGARVTAHCFAAASLPDLLAAGIDCVEHATGLTEELIPRFAERGVAIVPTLVNIATFPTLARGGEARFPAWAAHMRRLHERRYDTVGAAHDAGIPVFVGTDAGGSLAHGLVADEVAELVKAGLSPAEALSAASWGARAWLGREGLTEGAAADLVVYAHDPRADVRVLADPRLVVLRGRPVG; from the coding sequence ATGAGCGACAGTGCGGTGCTGCACATCAGGGGCCGGGTGCTGGTCGGCCCGCAGGACGTCCGGGACGAACTCTGGGTGCTCGACGGCCGGGTGACCTTCGAGCGGCCGGCCGGCGCGACGGACGTCCGGACGATCTCCGGCTGGGTGCTGCCGGGGCTGGTGGACGCCCACTGCCACGTCGGCCTGGACGCGCACGGCGCCGTCGACGCGGAGACCAGCGAGAAGCAGGCGCTCACCGACCGGGACGCCGGCACCCTGCTGATCCGCGACGCCGGGTCGGCCGCCGACACCCGTTGGATCGACGACCGCGAGGATCTGCCCCGGATCATCCGGGCCGGCCGTCACATCGCCCGCACCCGCCGCTACATCCGCAACTACGCCCACGAGATCGAGCCGGGCGACCTGCCCGCGTACGTCCGGGCCGAGGCACGGCGCGGGGACGGCTGGGTGAAGCTGGTCGGGGACTGGATCGACCGCGAGCACGGCGACCTCACGGCCTGCTGGCCCGGGGACGCGCTGGCCGAGGCGATCGCCGCGGCGCACGAGGAGGGTGCGCGGGTCACCGCGCACTGCTTCGCGGCCGCCTCGCTGCCGGATCTGCTGGCCGCCGGCATCGACTGCGTGGAGCACGCCACCGGGCTGACCGAGGAGCTGATCCCGCGGTTCGCGGAGCGCGGCGTGGCGATCGTCCCGACCCTGGTCAACATCGCGACCTTCCCCACGCTGGCCCGGGGCGGCGAGGCGAGGTTCCCGGCCTGGGCCGCGCACATGCGGCGGCTGCACGAGCGCCGGTACGACACGGTCGGGGCGGCGCACGACGCGGGCATCCCGGTCTTCGTCGGGACGGACGCGGGCGGCTCGCTCGCCCACGGCCTGGTCGCCGACGAGGTCGCGGAGCTGGTGAAGGCCGGTCTCTCCCCGGCCGAGGCACTCTCGGCGGCCAGCTGGGGCGCCCGCGCCTGGCTGGGACGGGAGGGCCTGACCGAGGGGGCCGCCGCCGATCTGGTGGTCTACGCGCACGACCCGCGCGCGGACGTCCGGGTGCTGGCTGACCCGCGGTTGGTCGTGCTGAGGGGCCGTCCCGTCGGCTGA
- a CDS encoding alanine--glyoxylate aminotransferase family protein, translating to MSPFLDLPPLGAARFAAIEDRVAALLHTTADVIITQGEALLPLEAAIRGAAHPGGTALNIVTGPYGQTFGNWLRDCGAEVVDLAVPFDSAVTAEQVADALRAHPGIGFVSLVHAEAATGNTNPVAAIGAVVREHGALLMLDAVASVAAEPLLTDAWGVDLCVIGGQKAMGGPAGVSAVSVSDRAWERIAANPAAPRRSYLSLLDWKERWTDAGRTVLPHAPAQLEMLALEACLDRIAADGLDATVARHRAASDATRAGVRALGTLSPFVHADAHAAPVATTLRTPAGLDAAALVASLDPALPVQAGGGALAAEMLRVNHYGRAASLEVVQDCLTALGTALGTAPAAVDGARAAAAGAWEAAAAPAN from the coding sequence GTGAGCCCCTTCCTCGACCTCCCCCCGCTCGGTGCCGCGCGGTTCGCCGCCATCGAGGACCGGGTCGCCGCGCTGCTGCACACCACCGCCGACGTGATCATCACCCAGGGCGAGGCGCTGCTGCCGCTGGAGGCGGCCATCCGCGGCGCCGCGCACCCGGGCGGCACCGCGCTGAACATCGTCACCGGCCCGTACGGGCAGACCTTCGGCAACTGGCTGCGCGACTGCGGCGCCGAGGTCGTCGACCTCGCCGTGCCGTTCGACTCCGCCGTCACCGCCGAACAGGTCGCGGACGCGCTGCGGGCCCACCCCGGGATCGGCTTCGTCTCCCTGGTGCACGCCGAGGCCGCCACCGGCAACACCAACCCGGTCGCGGCGATCGGCGCCGTGGTCCGCGAGCACGGCGCCCTGCTGATGCTGGACGCCGTCGCCTCGGTGGCCGCCGAACCGCTGCTCACCGACGCCTGGGGCGTCGACCTGTGCGTGATCGGCGGGCAGAAGGCGATGGGCGGCCCCGCCGGGGTCTCCGCCGTGTCGGTCAGCGACCGCGCCTGGGAGCGGATCGCCGCCAACCCGGCCGCGCCCCGCCGCTCCTACCTCTCCCTGCTGGACTGGAAGGAGCGCTGGACGGACGCCGGGCGCACCGTCCTGCCGCACGCCCCCGCCCAGTTGGAGATGCTCGCCCTGGAGGCCTGCCTGGACCGGATCGCGGCCGACGGCCTCGACGCGACCGTCGCCCGCCACCGCGCCGCGTCCGACGCCACCCGCGCCGGCGTGCGCGCCCTGGGCACACTGAGCCCGTTCGTGCACGCGGACGCCCACGCGGCCCCCGTCGCCACCACGCTGCGCACCCCGGCCGGCCTCGACGCCGCCGCACTGGTGGCGTCGCTCGACCCGGCCCTGCCCGTCCAGGCCGGTGGTGGCGCGCTGGCCGCCGAGATGCTGAGGGTCAACCACTACGGCCGGGCCGCGTCGCTGGAGGTCGTCCAGGACTGCCTGACCGCGCTGGGCACGGCGCTGGGCACGGCCCCGGCCGCGGTGGACGGCGCACGCGCCGCGGCGGCCGGCGCCTGGGAGGCCGCCGCCGCCCCGGCGAACTGA